A window of the Trichoplusia ni isolate ovarian cell line Hi5 chromosome 4, tn1, whole genome shotgun sequence genome harbors these coding sequences:
- the LOC113493274 gene encoding uncharacterized protein LOC113493274 isoform X2: MSVGKVRDFDIKNGNWSAYVDRLEMYFVANKIAEDLKLPTLIALIGEPAYELLSTLASPRKPSTLKYKEAVELLQAHLQPKPSILAERYRFRQRRQSAGETIADYVADLKKMSRYCEFKINLEENLRDQFVCGLRSEYIRQRLFAEDNIDYQKALVLANTLEAAERDAGAVEGTQEQTTSRELSERIHKLELNKCSACGVNGHGAHNCRYKEFECSYCGQPGHLRRVCRKKEFDRRIKSTISNRGNNGARGRSRRGRVIGSSAYGAGVWRSGNMARGGRSNARTARSNDVTDAAYWLSEPAMDDNSGSEQDVEGTNEEPMYQMSLTNYKPT; the protein is encoded by the exons atgtctgtTGGGAAAGTTCgagattttgacataaaaaatgggAATTGGTCGGCGTACGTCGATCGtctcgaaatgtattttgttgctaACAAAATAGCGGAAGATTTGAAGTTACCAACATTAATAGCTCTTATCGGCGAACCGGCTTATGAGTTACTGTCTACTTTGGCGAGCCCGAGAAAACCATCAACCCTGAAATATAAAGAAGCGGTGGAATTACTGCAAGCACATCTACAGCCGAAACCATCAATTCTCGCGGAGAGGTATAGGTTCCGACAAAGACGCCAATCAGCGGGAGAAACGATAGCTGATTACGTGGCAGATTTGAAAAAGATGTCACGTTATTGTGAATTCAAGatcaatttagaagaaaatttgagGGATCAGTTTGTGTGCGGGTTACGTAGCGAATATATACGTCAGAGGTTATTCGCGGAAGATAACATAGATTATCAAAAAGCGCTAGTATTAGCCAATACTCTGGAGGCAGCTGAGCGGGACGCCGGGGCCGTAGAGGGAACGCAGGAACAAACTACCAGCCGGGAACTAAGCGAGAGAATACACAAGTTGGAACTCAATAAATGTTCAGCCTGCGGGGTCAACGGTCATGGGGCACATAACTGTAGGTACAAGGAGTTCGAATGTAGTTATTGTGGACAACCTGGCCATTTACGAAgagtttgtagaaaaaaagaatttgatcgtCGCATAAAATCTACGATTTCAAACCGCGGGAATAATGGCGCGCGAGGAAGGTCACGTAGAGGACGCGTGATCGGGTCGAGCGCCTACGGAGCGGGTGTATGGCGGAGCGGCAACATGGCGCGCGGGGGGCGCAGCAACGCTCGCACCGCACGCAGCAACGACGTTACCGACGCGGCGTACTGGCTGAGCGAGCCAGCGATGGATGACAACTCCGGCTCGGAGCAAGACGTTGAGGGTACAAACGAGGAACCGATGTATCAAATGTCACTAACCAACTATAAACCG ACATGA
- the LOC113493274 gene encoding uncharacterized protein K02A2.6-like isoform X1, whose product MLRAGVIEPVERSDWATPLVIARKGDGGIRLCADYKVTLNKALLVDRYPVPKVEDLFSNLSGNHYFTKLDLSQAYNQLILDETSRNYTVINTHRGLFKYNRLVYGLSSSPGIFQKFMMNLFKNVQDVVIFYDDILIKNKSLESHLERVEQVFSILERNGLKIKKEKCEFMVGQVKYLGFIIDKHGVRVDANKIKPILSMPDPTNVSELKSFLGMVNFYGKFIKNLSTHITPLYELLKKGKHWQWTKTHRYVFNKIKQLLCSTEVLTHFDISLESIVTCDASARGLGAVLAQRASDGSERVVAYASRALTAAELHYSQIHKEALAIIFAVDKFHQYLYGRKFTLRTDHKPLVTIFGPHAGIPNTAASRLQRWAIKLSAYDFNIEYIRSDKNTADILSRLISTHKEGVISEELDTPEQTYLHFAAEALLLDYQTLKKETVSDSVLSRVARYINDGWPVEVEMKELKPYFNRRKELYIELGCVMWGHRLVIPSTCRNKVIAELHESHMGIVKTKSLARSYVWWPGIDEALETACCSCTVCAEVADAPPAHAPRAWPWPDRPWTRIHVDFLGPVAGLTYLVVVDAHSKWIEAIRMLSTTSQAVIKELREMWARFGLPKQLVSDNGPPFFSGEFQQFLNNNGIEHIFSAPYHPASNGAAENAVKICKKSIKKAIKSKSDVHSTLCRFLLAYRNTPHYTTGESPAKMLLGRNLRMRLDCLKPDQKALIRARQETVEATSSGVTRQFNPGDLVWFREYRSSNKWSAGTVIEKTGSTDYNVKSIHGTEVHRHIDQLKPRVINRTARLVDANFRNFQPVQPVKSSRSSLVFPSDNNRAPNTEPDRTNGTSLTKALVEETSRTQTDGSDLVTSEPLSTSSVPLNMPKVQETGSPRVPITRDIRTSNRTRKPVKRYGFDDD is encoded by the coding sequence ATGCTGCGCGCCGGCGTCATCGAGCCCGTTGAACGGTCCGACTGGGCCACACCGCTAGTTATAGCGAGGAAGGGAGACGGTGGAATACGCTTATGCGCGGATTATAAGGTGACACTTAACAAGGCTTTACTGGTTGACAGGTACCCGGTCCCGAAGGTAGAGgacttatttagtaatttgagtggcaatcattattttactaagctAGATTTGTCACAGGcttacaatcaattaattttggatgAAACTTCTCGGAACTACACAGTAATTAATACACACAGaggactttttaaatacaatcgccTCGTTTATGGTCTCTCTTCCAGTCCGggcatttttcaaaagttcatgatgaatctctttaaaaacgtgCAGGACGTAGTCATATtctatgatgatattttaataaagaataagtcaTTAGAATCTCATTTAGAAAGAGTTGAAcaggtttttagtattttagagaggaatgggttgaaaataaaaaaagaaaagtgtgagTTTATGGTAggccaagtaaaatatttaggattcataattgataaacatgGCGTACGGgtagatgcaaataaaataaaaccgatccTATCTATGCCCGACCCAACTAACGTCTCAGAGTTGAAGTCTTTTCTCGGTATGGttaatttctatggaaaattcattaagaatttgagtactcatattacaccactttacgaattacttaagaaaggtaaacattggcaatggactaaaacacatagatatgtgttcaataaaattaaacaacttctatGTAGTACTGAAGTATTGACACACTTTGACATATCGCTGGAGAGCATAGTAACATGCGACGCGAGCGCACGCGGGCTGGGGGCCGTGCTGGCACAGCGCGCGTCTGACGGCAGCGAGCGGGTTGTGGCGTACGCATCGCGGGCGCTCACTGCCGCGGAGTTACACTACAGCCAGATACATAAAGAAGCCTTGGCTATAATTTTCGCGGTAGACAAGTTTCATCAGTATCTTTATGGCAGAAAGTTTACACTACGTACAGATCATAAACCGCTGGTCACAATTTTTGGGCCCCATGCAGGAATACCGAACACGGCGGCGAGTCGTTTACAGCGGTGGGCCATTAAACTATCAgcttacgattttaatatagagtACATTCGATCAGATAAAAACACGGCAGATATTTTGTCTAGGTTAATTAGCACTCATAAAGAAGGGGTTATTAGTGAAGAATTAGACACACCTGAACAAACGTATTTACACTTTGCCGCGGAAGCATTGTTATTAGATtatcaaacgttaaaaaaagaaaccgttTCGGATAGTGTATTGAGCAGAGTAGCCAGATATATAAACGATGGCTGGCCGGTCGAGGTcgaaatgaaagaattaaaaccatattttaaccGTAGAAAGGAATTATATATTGAGCTAGGGTGTGTAATGTGGGGACATAGGCTAGTAATTCCTAGTACGTGTAGGAATAAAGTGATCGCTGAGCTTCATGAGAGTCACATGGGCATAGTCAAAACTAAATCGTTAGCGCGAAGTTACGTATGGTGGCCGGGAATAGACGAGGCACTAGAGACAGCATGTTGCAGCTGCACCGTGTGCGCTGAAGTGGCGGACGCACCACCTGCGCATGCGCCCCGCGCCTGGCCGTGGCCAGATCGACCGTGGACCAGGATACACGTAGACTTCTTAGGACCGGTAGCCGGTCTTACTTATCTAGTGGTAGTCGATGCACATTCAAAGTGGATTGAAGCTATTAGAATGCTGAGCACCACATCGCAAGCggtaataaaagaattacgaGAGATGTGGGCGAGATTTGGGTTACCTAAACAATTGGTTAGTGATAATGGCCCTCCGTTTTTCAGTGGAGAATTTCagcaattcttaaataataatggtatagAACATATATTTTCGGCACCTTATCACCCAGCTTCTAATGGGGCAGCGGAAAACgctgttaaaatttgtaaaaagagcATTAAAAAGGCGATTAAATCGAAATCCGACGTACACTCCACATTGTGTCGTTTTCTGCTGGCGTACAGAAACACACCACACTATACAACCGGGGAAAGCCCCGCCAAGATGTTATTAGGGCGCAACTTGCGCATGCGGTTAGATTGTTTGAAACCAGACCAGAAGGCACTTATTAGAGCTCGCCAAGAGACAGTAGAAGCTACATCGAGTGGCGTCACAAGACAGTTTAATCCGGGGGACCTTGTATGGTTCAGAGAATACCGTAGCTCAAACAAGTGGTCTGCAGGGACTGTTATAGAGAAAACAGGTAGtacagattataatgttaaatctaTCCACGGCACTGAGGTGCATAGACACATTGACCAACTAAAACCAAGAGTGATAAATAGGACAGCTAGGCTAGTAGATGCAAACTTTAGGAACTTTCAACCAGTTCAGCCTGTTAAGAGCTCTCGCTCTTCTCTCGTGTTTCCTTCGGACAATAATCGAGCGCCGAACACAGAACCGGACCGGACAAACGGAACCAGCTTGACGAAAGCATTGGTCGAGGAAACATCCCGCACGCAAACAGACGGAAGTGATTTGGTTACAAGTGAACCCTTGTCAACGTCAAGTGTACCTTTAAATATGCCCAAGGTGCAGGAGACGGGTAGTCCTAGGGTTCCTATTACTCGGGATATACGAACTAGTAATCGTACACGCAAACCGGTTAAGAGATATGGGTTTGATGATGattga